Proteins encoded together in one Perognathus longimembris pacificus isolate PPM17 chromosome 8, ASM2315922v1, whole genome shotgun sequence window:
- the Wdr54 gene encoding WD repeat-containing protein 54, with protein sequence MFRRERSIPLRGSAAPLCNNLSVLHLPARNLTHFGVVHGPNAQLLSAAPDGVPLAQRQLHAKEGAGVSPSLITQVHWCVLPFRVLLVLTSHRGIQMYESDGSTMVYWHALDSGDASSVQALFARGIAASGHFICVGTWSGRVLVFDIPAKGPNIVLSEELAEHQTPITDIATEPAQGQDGMADMVTADDSGLLCVWRTGPEFTLLTHIPGFGVPCPSVQLWQGIVAAGYGNGQVCLYEATTGNLHVKINAHARAICALDIAPEVGKLLSAAEDTFVHIWKLSRRPESGSIEVEHCHGECVSDTQVCGARFCESSGSSFAVTGYDLAEILRFTSV encoded by the exons ATGTTCCGTCGGGAGCGCTCCATTCCCCTTCGAGGTTCTGCAGCCCCCCTGTGTAACAACCTCAGTGTACTACACCTGCCAGCCCGCAACCTGACGCATTTTGGTGTAGTACATGGACCAAACGCGCAGCTTCTCAGCGCCGCCCCGGATGGTGTACCCTTGGCACAGCGCCAACTCCATGCTAAGGAAGGCGCCGGAGTGAGCCCTTCACTTATCACTCAG GTGCATTGGTGTGTCCTCCCCTTCCGAGTACTGCTGGTCCTCACCTCACATCGAGGGATACAG ATGTATGAATCGGATGGCTCCACTATGGTCTACTGGCATGCATTGGACTCTGGAGATGCCTCTTCAG TACAGGCTCTGTTTGCTCGAGGAATTGCTGCCAGTGGCCACTTCATCTGTGTGG GAACATGGTCAGGCCGGGTGCTGGTGTTTGACATCCCAGCCAAGGGTCCCAACATTGTCCTGAGTGAAGAGCTTGCTGAGCACCAGACACCAATCACAGATATTGCCACTGAACCTGCTCAGGGACAG GATGGTATGGCTGACATGGTAACGGCAGATGATTCAGGCTTGCTGTGTGTCTGGCGGACAGGACCTGAATTTACATTACTGACCCACATTCCAGGATTTGG GGTCCCATGTCCCTCTGTGCAGCTGTGGCAGGGAATTGTAGCAGCAGGTTATGGGAATGGACAAGTATGTTTGTATGAGGCTACAACAGGAAATCTACATGTCAAGATCAATGCCCATGCCCGGGCCATCTGTGCCCTGGACATAGCGCCAGAGGTGGGAAAG cTACTCTCTGCAGCCGAGGACACCTTTGTTCACATCTGGAAGCTAAGCAGAAGGCCAGAGAGTGGCTCTATTGAG GTGGAGCACTGTCATGGTGAGTGTGTATCTGACACGCAGGTGTGTGGTGCTCGGTTCTGTGAGTCCTCAGGCAGCTCCTTTGCAGTGACGGGCTATGACCTTGCAGAGATCCTGAGATTTACCAGTGTGTGA